Below is a genomic region from Actinoallomurus bryophytorum.
TCCGGCTGGGCGACGGCACGCCGGCGTTCGGCATGGCGGGCTGCGGCACCTGGGCCGAGGAGATGGTGGTGCCTTGGGAGGCCTGCATCAAGGTCGACGACGACGTGCCGTACGAGTACGCCGCGCTGCTCGGCTGCGGCATCTCGACCGGTGTGGGCGCCGCGATCAACACCGCCCAGGTACGTCCCGGCACGGCGGTCGCGGTCGTCGGCTGCGGCGGCGTCGGCCTGTCGGTCATCCAGGGCGCCAAAGCGGCGGGCGCGGCGGCCATCCTCGCGATCGACCCGCTGGAGTCCAAGCACGAGATCGCCAAGAAGTTCGGCGCCACGCACACCGCGACGCCGGACGACGCCGAGGGCGTGAAGAACCTCCTCACCGCCGGACAGGGCTTCGACTACTCCTTCGAGGTCGTGGGCAGGAGCGCCACGATCCGCGCGGCGTGGCAGCTCACCCGGCGCGGCGGCGACGTCATCGTGGTCGGCGCCGGCGCGGCCGACGACAACGTGCAGTTCAACGCGTTCGAGCTGCTCTTCGACGGTAAGAACCTCAAGGCGTCGCTGTACGGCAGCTCCGACCTCCGCCGCGACATCCCGCGCTTCGTGGCCCTGTGGCGCAACGGCAAGCTGGACCTGGAGAGCCTCATCACGCGGCGCATCCGGTTCGAGGACCTCAACGACGCCATCGCCACCCTCGAGCGCGGCGACGCGATCCGTCAGGTCGTCCTGTTCGACTGACCCCGGTGTCACCGGCGATCCCTCCATGGATCGCCGGTGACGCACCAGGCCGCGGCCGGAACGTACCGGGGTTCCGCCGCCCGTGAGGTGGGGCGCGACAGCGCCCGGTCAGGGTAGGTCGGCGAGCGCGGACCGGAGCGCGGACATGACGTTCGAACGCCAGCCGCCGCCCAGGATCCGCCGGCTGAGCTGCTGGGTCGGGTCGTCGGGATCGAAGCCGTCGTGTTCGAGGAACAGGCGGGTACCCCGGCCCTCGGACTTCAGGGTCCAGGTCACCGTGCTGTCCAGGGAACCCCCGCGCCAGCTGATGCGCAGCAGGCTCTCCGGCTCGACGACCAGGACCTCGCAGTGGACGACACCGTCGAAGCCGGCGTTCGGCCGCGGGTCGGTCACGAACGTGAACCGATGGCCGACCACCGGACGGAAGTCGTTCGGCATCAGCCACCTGGCCAGCAGAACCGGGTCGGTCAGCGCCTTCCAGACCCGCGCC
It encodes:
- a CDS encoding alcohol dehydrogenase catalytic domain-containing protein; translation: MRAAVIQGSGVKEVELRDDATTVGPDPAEVKVKIKATGVCHSDLSILSGTLPNSYPAVLGHEAAGEVIEIGEHVSEVAVGDRVVISWTPSCGLCPDCVAGRPFLCLKYIIEGYTKPRFRLGDGTPAFGMAGCGTWAEEMVVPWEACIKVDDDVPYEYAALLGCGISTGVGAAINTAQVRPGTAVAVVGCGGVGLSVIQGAKAAGAAAILAIDPLESKHEIAKKFGATHTATPDDAEGVKNLLTAGQGFDYSFEVVGRSATIRAAWQLTRRGGDVIVVGAGAADDNVQFNAFELLFDGKNLKASLYGSSDLRRDIPRFVALWRNGKLDLESLITRRIRFEDLNDAIATLERGDAIRQVVLFD
- a CDS encoding SRPBCC family protein → MTDPRAIHVDEFLAHPPARVWKALTDPVLLARWLMPNDFRPVVGHRFTFVTDPRPNAGFDGVVHCEVLVVEPESLLRISWRGGSLDSTVTWTLKSEGRGTRLFLEHDGFDPDDPTQQLSRRILGGGWRSNVMSALRSALADLP